A region from the Microcella frigidaquae genome encodes:
- a CDS encoding cytochrome c oxidase assembly protein — MTTTAAPRLRTEPLPWGVIGVTALVAAAFMATLVGLVLGGGAEAPLLSDPGPVVRYGLPLAKLLGTLGAAGAIGALLLALLALAPERPEFGRALDVAAASAALWTLASAASGFLTFLAIYAQPVTLDPQFGALLSNFLSTREIGQAWLATTLMAAVVTVLCFALRSPALLAGVLVVAVAALWPVAQTGHTGGTADHDAAVTAVYLHSVFAALWVGGLATIVLIRHALAERLPVVLARYSTIALVAFIVVASSGLVSAQLRMGGVEALATPYGLLVAAKVLALIGLGAFGAAYRRSIIRRLTASMEAGAAAPRSAFWVIVSAELALMGAASGLAAALARTATPVPQVPVDQLANPTPAEILTGAPLPPPYEPWRLFTEWDLNLLWTLIAAFGAFFYVAGALRLQRRGDRWPIARTLMFVAGMALIVFVTSSGLAVYERYLFSVHMLGHMILSMGIPVLIVLAAPVTLAARAIHARKDGSRGPREWILAIVHSRFAGLVGHPLVASVVFAVSLLVFYYSPLFSWAVSDHIGHQWMVLHFLLSGYLFVNALIGIDPAPYRPPYAIRLIILLATMAFHAFFGLSLITGTGLLLPEWFGAMGREWGQTPLADQQTGGGIAWSVGEIPTLLLALLVMWSWSRADKRESTRLDRKADRDGDADLEAWNAMLAERAAASERATAQGRSAAQGRSAAQGRAGST; from the coding sequence GTGACCACGACCGCCGCGCCCCGACTGCGCACCGAGCCCCTCCCCTGGGGAGTCATCGGGGTCACCGCGCTCGTCGCTGCGGCGTTCATGGCGACCCTCGTGGGGCTCGTGCTCGGCGGTGGCGCGGAGGCGCCGCTGCTCTCCGACCCGGGGCCGGTCGTCCGCTACGGGCTCCCCCTCGCGAAGCTGCTCGGAACACTCGGTGCGGCGGGTGCGATCGGCGCACTACTGCTCGCCCTGCTGGCCCTCGCGCCCGAGCGGCCCGAGTTCGGGCGCGCGCTCGACGTGGCCGCCGCATCCGCCGCGCTCTGGACGCTCGCCTCCGCGGCCTCCGGATTCCTGACCTTCCTCGCCATCTACGCCCAGCCGGTGACCCTCGACCCGCAGTTCGGCGCGCTGCTCTCGAACTTCCTCAGTACCCGTGAGATTGGGCAGGCCTGGCTCGCGACCACCCTCATGGCGGCGGTCGTCACCGTGCTGTGCTTCGCACTGCGGTCGCCCGCGCTGCTCGCCGGGGTGCTGGTCGTCGCCGTCGCAGCCCTCTGGCCCGTCGCGCAGACCGGGCACACGGGCGGAACCGCCGACCACGACGCCGCCGTCACCGCGGTGTACCTGCACAGCGTGTTCGCCGCGCTGTGGGTGGGCGGCCTCGCCACCATCGTGCTCATCCGGCACGCGCTCGCCGAGCGCCTGCCCGTGGTGCTCGCCCGCTACTCGACGATCGCGCTCGTGGCCTTCATCGTCGTCGCGAGCTCGGGGCTCGTCAGTGCGCAGCTGCGCATGGGCGGCGTCGAGGCGCTCGCGACGCCGTACGGGCTGCTTGTCGCCGCCAAGGTGCTCGCCCTCATCGGGTTGGGAGCGTTCGGGGCGGCGTATCGTCGCTCGATCATCCGCCGTCTGACGGCCTCGATGGAGGCCGGAGCCGCGGCTCCGCGGAGTGCGTTCTGGGTCATCGTCAGCGCCGAGCTCGCCCTCATGGGCGCCGCGTCGGGCCTCGCGGCGGCACTTGCCCGCACCGCCACACCCGTTCCCCAGGTGCCCGTTGATCAGCTGGCCAACCCGACCCCTGCGGAGATCCTCACCGGGGCACCCCTCCCGCCGCCGTACGAGCCCTGGCGCCTGTTCACCGAGTGGGATCTCAACCTGCTCTGGACCCTCATCGCCGCCTTCGGCGCGTTCTTCTACGTGGCGGGCGCGCTCAGGCTGCAGCGGCGCGGCGACCGCTGGCCGATCGCGCGCACCCTCATGTTCGTCGCCGGCATGGCCCTGATCGTGTTCGTCACGAGCAGCGGGCTCGCGGTCTACGAGCGGTACCTGTTCAGCGTGCACATGCTCGGGCACATGATCCTCAGCATGGGAATTCCCGTGCTCATCGTGCTCGCCGCGCCCGTCACGCTCGCCGCACGCGCGATCCACGCCCGTAAGGACGGCTCGCGAGGACCGCGCGAGTGGATCCTCGCCATCGTGCACTCGCGCTTCGCCGGGCTCGTCGGCCATCCGCTGGTCGCCTCGGTGGTCTTCGCCGTCTCGCTGCTGGTGTTCTACTACTCGCCGCTCTTCTCCTGGGCGGTCAGCGACCACATCGGGCACCAGTGGATGGTGTTGCACTTCCTGCTGAGCGGGTACCTGTTCGTCAACGCGCTCATCGGCATCGACCCGGCTCCGTACCGCCCGCCGTACGCGATCCGGCTCATCATCCTCCTCGCCACCATGGCGTTCCACGCGTTCTTCGGGCTCTCGCTCATCACCGGCACCGGCCTTCTGCTGCCGGAGTGGTTCGGCGCGATGGGCCGCGAGTGGGGCCAGACGCCGCTCGCCGACCAGCAGACCGGCGGCGGCATCGCGTGGAGCGTCGGGGAGATCCCGACCCTCCTGCTCGCTCTGCTCGTCATGTGGAGCTGGAGCCGCGCCGACAAGCGCGAGTCGACCCGGCTCGACCGCAAGGCCGACCGCGACGGCGACGCCGACCTCGAGGCGTGGAACGCGATGCTCGCCGAGCGCGCGGCCGCGAGCGAGCGGGCGACGGCGCAGGGTCGTTCAGCGGCGCAGGGTCGTTCGGCGGCTCAGGGCCGCGCCGGGTCCACCTGA
- a CDS encoding helix-turn-helix domain-containing protein — protein MSKQEVLILAVTVQGLSYREAARIHGVSKSLVHKLHQRWLTEGEAAFTARSRAPRSQPARTPDAIRARVLQLRAQLTADGLDAGADTVCSLLAAEQVTLSRSTIWRILRSAEVIVPQPQKRPRSSWQRFTAE, from the coding sequence GTGAGCAAACAGGAAGTGCTGATCCTCGCCGTCACCGTGCAGGGCCTGTCCTACCGCGAAGCCGCCCGCATCCACGGGGTGTCGAAATCGCTGGTCCATAAGCTGCATCAGCGGTGGCTCACCGAGGGGGAGGCCGCGTTCACTGCTCGCTCGAGGGCACCGCGGTCGCAGCCTGCCCGCACACCCGACGCGATCCGCGCTCGCGTGCTGCAGTTGCGTGCGCAGCTCACTGCCGACGGCCTGGATGCCGGCGCCGACACAGTCTGCTCACTCCTGGCCGCCGAGCAGGTGACCCTGTCACGGTCGACGATCTGGCGCATCCTGCGCAGCGCCGAGGTGATCGTGCCGCAACCGCAGAAACGTCCCCGTTCCTCCTGGCAACGCTTCACGGCCGAGTAA
- a CDS encoding nitroreductase/quinone reductase family protein, which produces MSNRRTMLTITALHHAVLRLTGNRLGRRLGTMPVIELTTTGHSSGLPRTALLTVPAREPLPGGQSGERLIVIASRGGDDLQPAWYLNLVAEPRVLVAAPGEHPRPYRARTADPDERARWWPEAVRAYGGYAQYQRRTRREIPVVILEPENRAEVDR; this is translated from the coding sequence ATGTCGAACCGCCGCACGATGCTCACCATCACGGCCCTGCACCACGCCGTGCTGCGCCTGACCGGCAACCGCCTCGGCCGTCGGCTCGGCACCATGCCCGTGATCGAGCTGACCACGACCGGACACAGCTCGGGGCTTCCCCGCACCGCGCTGCTCACCGTGCCGGCCCGCGAGCCCCTGCCCGGCGGGCAGAGCGGCGAGCGTCTGATCGTGATCGCGAGTCGCGGCGGCGACGACCTGCAGCCCGCGTGGTACCTCAACCTCGTGGCCGAGCCGCGCGTGCTCGTCGCGGCACCGGGCGAGCATCCGCGCCCCTACCGAGCCCGCACCGCCGACCCGGACGAGCGGGCCCGCTGGTGGCCGGAGGCCGTCCGCGCCTACGGGGGCTACGCGCAGTACCAGCGGCGCACGCGACGCGAGATCCCCGTCGTCATCCTCGAGCCGGAGAACCGCGCCGAGGTCGATCGCTGA
- a CDS encoding HU family DNA-binding protein → MNRSELVAAIAAESGLSQADVNRAIDGLFSVVSGAVKGGTKVAIPGWISFERTHRDARTGRNPQTGEAIQIAASYGVKVSAGSKLKAAAK, encoded by the coding sequence ATGAACCGTTCCGAGCTTGTCGCGGCCATCGCCGCTGAGTCGGGTCTGAGCCAGGCCGACGTCAACCGCGCCATCGACGGCCTCTTCTCGGTCGTCTCGGGCGCCGTCAAGGGCGGCACGAAGGTCGCGATCCCCGGCTGGATCTCCTTCGAGCGCACCCACCGCGACGCGCGCACCGGCCGCAACCCGCAGACCGGCGAGGCCATCCAGATCGCGGCGTCGTACGGCGTCAAGGTCAGCGCCGGCAGCAAGCTGAAGGCCGCCGCCAAGTAG
- a CDS encoding ATP-binding cassette domain-containing protein — protein MTNASPESGPAAEAQPVLSVRGGALRVRDRVLWSGLDLDVRAGEFIAVLGGNGTGKTSLLRAMLGERRLDEGTVLVDGHAAHRGHRRIGYIPQQKIAAPGTPLRGRDLVALGVNGTRWGPPISTRADRQRVDALLEAVGAQAFADRPLGSLSGGEQQRLRVAQSLADDPTLLLCDEPLMSLDLNHQRAVSELIDARRREHGTAVVFVTHDINPVLGMVDRVLYLAQGRFTVGRPDEVLRDDVLSRLYGTPVEVFRSRGRVIVVGVPETEHHHEVIA, from the coding sequence GTGACGAACGCTTCACCGGAGAGCGGCCCCGCCGCGGAAGCCCAGCCCGTGCTGAGCGTCCGCGGCGGGGCCCTCCGTGTGCGCGATCGCGTGCTCTGGAGCGGCCTCGACCTCGACGTGCGCGCCGGCGAGTTCATCGCTGTGCTGGGCGGCAACGGCACCGGCAAGACCAGCCTCCTGCGGGCCATGCTCGGTGAGCGGCGGCTCGACGAGGGCACGGTGCTCGTCGACGGTCACGCCGCGCACCGCGGCCATCGCCGCATCGGGTACATCCCGCAGCAGAAGATCGCCGCGCCCGGCACGCCCCTGCGCGGGCGCGACCTCGTGGCGCTCGGCGTCAACGGCACCCGCTGGGGTCCGCCGATCTCGACGCGGGCTGATCGCCAACGAGTGGATGCTCTGCTCGAGGCGGTCGGGGCGCAGGCGTTCGCCGACCGTCCGCTCGGCAGCCTCTCGGGCGGCGAGCAGCAGCGCCTGCGGGTCGCCCAGTCTCTCGCCGACGACCCGACCCTGCTGCTGTGCGACGAACCGCTGATGAGCCTCGACCTCAACCACCAGCGGGCCGTGAGCGAGCTCATCGACGCGCGTCGGCGCGAGCACGGCACGGCGGTCGTCTTCGTGACTCACGACATCAACCCCGTGCTCGGCATGGTCGATCGCGTGCTGTACCTCGCCCAGGGGCGATTCACCGTCGGCAGGCCCGACGAGGTGCTGCGCGACGACGTGCTCTCGCGCCTCTACGGCACTCCCGTCGAGGTGTTCCGCTCGCGCGGCCGCGTGATCGTCGTGGGCGTGCCCGAGACCGAGCACCACCACGAGGTGATCGCGTGA
- the rpmB gene encoding 50S ribosomal protein L28, with amino-acid sequence MAAVCQVTGATPGFGHNISHSHRRTKRRFDPNIQKKTYYVPSLRRNVTLTLSAKGIKVIDARGIESVVKDLLARGEKI; translated from the coding sequence ATGGCAGCCGTCTGCCAGGTGACCGGAGCCACTCCCGGCTTTGGGCACAACATCTCGCACTCGCACCGACGCACCAAGCGCCGGTTCGACCCGAACATCCAGAAGAAGACGTACTACGTGCCGTCGCTTCGCCGTAACGTCACGCTGACCCTGTCGGCGAAGGGCATCAAGGTCATCGACGCCCGTGGCATCGAGTCCGTGGTCAAGGACCTCCTGGCCCGTGGGGAGAAGATCTAA
- the rpsN gene encoding 30S ribosomal protein S14: MAKKSKIARNEQRKVVVERYAAKRLELKKALVDPNGTDESREAARIGLQKLPRNASPVRVRSRDAVDGRPRGVLTKYGISRVRFRDMAHRGELPGITKSSW, from the coding sequence ATGGCGAAGAAGAGCAAGATCGCGCGCAACGAGCAGCGCAAGGTTGTCGTCGAGCGGTACGCCGCCAAGCGGCTCGAGCTGAAGAAGGCCCTCGTCGACCCGAACGGCACCGACGAGTCGCGCGAGGCCGCGCGCATCGGCCTGCAGAAGCTGCCCCGCAACGCCTCCCCGGTCCGCGTCCGCTCGCGCGACGCCGTCGACGGCCGCCCCCGCGGTGTGCTGACCAAGTACGGCATCTCGCGTGTGCGGTTCCGCGACATGGCGCACCGCGGCGAGCTGCCCGGCATCACCAAGTCGAGCTGGTAG
- a CDS encoding metal ABC transporter solute-binding protein, Zn/Mn family — translation MTSTRRALPALLVASAAGLALTGCAAPAPADEATGLSVVASTNVYGDVAAAIAGDAATVTSIIDSPTIDPHSYEASAQDQLVISTADLIIENGGGYDPFVDVLVEGSGTEAVVISAVVVGGLLEEGEDAHSHSEEEAHAEEESHADEAHSGEEAHSEDDGHGHLEGTNEHVWYDIHVMEDVAAAIATELAALDPENATVFEQNLTAFQERLEGLEALLEETAATLGGGVVAKTETVPAYLLAELGFDDATPDAFTEAIEEGADVPPLALQQVLDLIDSGEVRLLGYNEQTASPETERVRAAAEAAGIPVVSFVETLPEGEDYISWMRLNIEAVAAALAA, via the coding sequence ATGACCTCGACCCGCCGCGCCCTTCCCGCTCTGCTCGTCGCCTCCGCCGCCGGCCTCGCCCTCACCGGGTGCGCCGCGCCCGCACCCGCCGACGAGGCCACGGGCCTCTCCGTCGTCGCCTCGACCAACGTCTACGGCGACGTCGCCGCCGCGATCGCCGGTGACGCCGCGACCGTGACGAGCATCATCGACTCCCCCACGATCGACCCGCACAGCTACGAGGCGAGCGCGCAGGACCAGCTCGTGATCTCGACCGCCGACCTCATCATCGAGAACGGCGGCGGGTACGACCCGTTCGTCGACGTGCTCGTCGAGGGCTCGGGCACCGAGGCCGTTGTGATCAGCGCCGTCGTCGTCGGCGGACTGCTCGAGGAGGGTGAGGACGCCCACAGCCACAGCGAGGAGGAGGCGCACGCCGAGGAGGAGTCGCACGCCGACGAGGCCCACTCGGGGGAGGAGGCCCACAGCGAGGACGACGGCCACGGCCACCTCGAGGGCACCAACGAGCACGTCTGGTACGACATCCACGTGATGGAGGACGTCGCCGCGGCGATCGCCACCGAGCTCGCCGCGCTTGACCCGGAGAACGCGACGGTCTTCGAGCAGAACCTCACGGCGTTCCAGGAGCGACTCGAGGGGCTCGAGGCACTCCTGGAGGAGACCGCCGCCACACTCGGCGGCGGTGTCGTCGCCAAGACCGAGACCGTGCCCGCCTACCTGCTCGCCGAGCTCGGATTCGACGACGCGACGCCCGACGCGTTCACCGAGGCGATCGAGGAGGGCGCGGACGTTCCCCCGCTCGCGCTGCAGCAGGTGCTCGACCTCATCGACTCGGGCGAGGTGCGCTTGCTCGGCTACAACGAGCAGACCGCGAGCCCCGAGACCGAGCGGGTGCGCGCCGCGGCCGAAGCGGCGGGCATCCCGGTGGTCTCGTTCGTCGAAACCCTCCCGGAGGGGGAAGACTACATCTCGTGGATGCGCCTGAACATCGAAGCGGTCGCCGCGGCGCTCGCCGCGTGA
- a CDS encoding Fur family transcriptional regulator → MKRNTWQREAVRAALADNDGFVSAQALHASLREGGSSIGLATVYRALADLAEEGEADSLQQDGEALYRACTPGSHHHHLICRGCGLTVEIEADAVEQWARDVAAAHGFTRPEHVVDVFGLCAACAELQANPSPS, encoded by the coding sequence ATGAAGCGCAACACCTGGCAGCGCGAGGCGGTGCGCGCCGCCCTGGCCGATAACGACGGTTTCGTCAGCGCGCAGGCGCTGCACGCGAGCCTCCGCGAGGGCGGGTCGAGCATCGGGCTCGCCACCGTCTACCGCGCGCTCGCCGACCTCGCCGAGGAGGGCGAAGCCGACTCGCTGCAGCAGGACGGCGAGGCGCTCTATCGCGCCTGCACTCCCGGCAGCCATCATCACCACCTCATCTGCCGCGGATGCGGGCTCACCGTTGAGATCGAGGCAGACGCCGTCGAGCAGTGGGCGCGCGACGTCGCCGCCGCGCACGGGTTCACCCGCCCTGAGCACGTCGTCGACGTCTTCGGGCTGTGCGCCGCCTGCGCCGAATTGCAGGCGAACCCCTCGCCGTCGTAG
- a CDS encoding AAA family ATPase, which translates to MARRTGDRAAAEGTPRTAPDGTPLSAEQSAVLDLIDSTREHVFVTGRAGTGKSTLLETFIASTERSVVVCAPTGVAALNVGGQTIHSLFRLPIGLIADHDLDDPPAELRRLLASVDTIVIDEVSMVSADLMDAIDRRLRRARSRPAEPFGGAQLVMFGDPYQLAPVPGRGEGERAYYADHYRSIWFFDARVWQQADLRIIELQAIHRQHDADFRAMLTAVRHGTVTPEIGWALNEAGQRPAPEGTLTLATTNATVTRINADALRRLPGEPKTARADIAGEFGPRGGYPADEELQLKVGAQVMFLRNDTSGDGTPRWVNGTLGTVERIGRTVHVEVDGESHEVLPATWEKYRYTYSSATKRLSKDVVAEFTQFPLRLAWAVTIHKSQGSTYDRAIIDLGPRAFAPGQTYVALSRLRALEGLHLVRPLRPSDIIVDDDVRRFMAEAEPGIGRAVAQSV; encoded by the coding sequence GTGGCTAGACGCACTGGCGACCGGGCGGCCGCCGAGGGCACGCCCCGCACCGCCCCCGACGGCACCCCGCTCAGTGCTGAGCAGAGCGCGGTGCTCGACCTCATTGACTCCACCCGCGAGCACGTCTTCGTCACCGGTCGCGCCGGCACTGGCAAGTCGACCCTGCTCGAGACGTTCATCGCCTCGACCGAGCGGTCGGTCGTGGTGTGCGCACCGACTGGGGTCGCCGCCCTGAACGTCGGCGGTCAGACGATCCACTCGCTGTTCCGGCTGCCGATCGGGCTCATCGCCGACCATGACCTCGACGACCCGCCCGCCGAGCTGAGGCGCCTGCTGGCCTCCGTCGACACCATCGTCATCGACGAGGTGTCAATGGTGAGCGCCGACCTCATGGACGCGATCGACCGACGCCTGCGCCGTGCCCGCTCGCGCCCGGCCGAGCCGTTCGGCGGAGCGCAGCTGGTCATGTTCGGCGACCCGTACCAGCTCGCACCAGTGCCGGGTCGTGGCGAGGGCGAGCGGGCGTACTACGCCGACCACTACCGCTCGATCTGGTTCTTCGACGCCCGGGTCTGGCAGCAGGCCGACCTGCGCATCATCGAGCTGCAGGCGATCCACCGCCAGCACGACGCCGACTTCCGCGCCATGCTCACCGCGGTGCGGCACGGCACGGTGACGCCTGAGATCGGGTGGGCGCTCAACGAGGCGGGTCAGCGCCCGGCTCCCGAGGGCACGCTGACCCTGGCGACCACCAATGCGACCGTCACTCGCATCAACGCGGATGCCCTCCGCCGCCTGCCCGGAGAACCGAAGACCGCCCGCGCCGACATCGCGGGCGAGTTCGGCCCGCGCGGCGGCTACCCGGCTGATGAGGAGCTGCAGCTGAAGGTCGGAGCGCAGGTGATGTTCTTGCGCAACGACACCAGTGGTGACGGCACGCCGCGCTGGGTCAACGGCACCCTCGGCACGGTCGAGCGCATCGGCCGCACCGTGCACGTCGAGGTCGACGGCGAGAGTCACGAGGTGCTGCCGGCGACCTGGGAGAAGTACCGCTACACCTACTCCAGCGCCACCAAGCGGTTGTCGAAAGATGTGGTGGCCGAGTTCACGCAGTTTCCGCTGCGCCTGGCCTGGGCCGTCACGATCCACAAGTCGCAGGGCTCGACCTACGATCGCGCGATCATCGATCTCGGCCCCCGGGCGTTCGCCCCGGGGCAGACCTACGTCGCCCTCAGTCGATTGCGCGCGCTCGAGGGTCTGCACCTGGTGCGCCCGCTGCGGCCGAGCGACATCATCGTCGATGACGATGTTCGCCGCTTCATGGCCGAGGCCGAACCGGGAATCGGACGGGCCGTCGCTCAGTCGGTGTGA
- the rpmG gene encoding 50S ribosomal protein L33, giving the protein MAKQQDVRPIIKLKSTAGTGYTYVTRKNRRNDPDRLVLKKYDPVIRKHVEFREER; this is encoded by the coding sequence ATGGCGAAGCAGCAGGACGTCCGTCCGATCATCAAGCTGAAGTCCACGGCGGGAACCGGGTACACCTACGTGACCCGCAAGAACCGTCGCAACGACCCCGACCGCCTCGTGCTGAAGAAGTACGACCCGGTGATCCGCAAGCACGTCGAATTCCGCGAGGAGCGCTAA
- a CDS encoding 2-oxo acid dehydrogenase subunit E2, with product MSVSEFPLPDVGEGLTEAEIVSWRVKPGDAVAINQVIVEIETAKSLVELPSPFAGTVDALLVEEGQTVEVGTPIIAVRGEGPDAAADDPVASSAADTATTTAHESEQPASNAVLVGYGAKGHVASRRTRGRGAAAAPSPAAGPASAAPAASSVAAAPRPTSVPVAQSLPVIAKPPIRKLAKDLDVDLTQVTATGLAGEITRDDVIRHAQQASVFRNIQTPAWPSEREDRIPVKGVRKAIAAGMVKSAFSAPHVSVFVDVDATRTMEFVKRLKASPDFAGIKVSPLLIMAKAMMWAVRRNPTVNSTWTDTEIIVHHYVNFGFAAATPRGLVVPNIKNAQDLSLRELAQAIEAMTITARDGKLQPADMADGTITITNIGVFGMDTGTPILNPGEVAIVALGTIKQKPWVVDGEVRPRFVTTLGGSFDHRVVDGDVASRFLADVASVIEEPALLLD from the coding sequence GTGAGCGTCTCCGAGTTCCCGCTCCCCGACGTCGGGGAGGGCCTGACCGAGGCCGAGATCGTGTCGTGGCGCGTCAAGCCCGGCGACGCGGTCGCCATCAACCAGGTCATCGTCGAGATCGAGACCGCCAAGTCGCTCGTCGAGCTGCCCTCGCCGTTCGCCGGCACCGTTGACGCTCTGCTGGTCGAGGAGGGCCAGACCGTCGAGGTCGGCACCCCGATCATCGCGGTGCGCGGCGAGGGGCCGGATGCTGCGGCTGACGACCCCGTCGCCTCCAGTGCGGCCGACACCGCCACGACGACCGCGCACGAGTCGGAGCAGCCGGCGTCGAACGCCGTGCTCGTCGGCTACGGCGCGAAGGGCCACGTCGCCTCGCGCCGCACCCGCGGTCGCGGAGCCGCGGCCGCGCCGTCGCCCGCCGCGGGCCCCGCATCCGCCGCCCCCGCCGCATCGTCGGTCGCGGCGGCGCCGCGCCCGACCTCGGTGCCCGTCGCGCAGTCGTTGCCCGTGATCGCGAAGCCGCCGATCCGCAAGCTGGCCAAAGACCTGGATGTCGACCTGACCCAGGTGACCGCCACGGGCCTCGCCGGCGAGATCACGCGCGACGACGTGATCCGCCACGCGCAGCAGGCGAGCGTGTTCCGCAACATCCAGACGCCGGCGTGGCCGAGCGAGCGGGAGGACCGGATCCCGGTCAAGGGCGTGCGCAAGGCGATCGCCGCGGGCATGGTGAAGAGCGCGTTCAGCGCCCCGCACGTGAGCGTGTTCGTCGACGTCGACGCGACGCGCACGATGGAGTTTGTCAAGCGCCTCAAGGCGAGCCCCGACTTCGCCGGAATCAAGGTGTCGCCGCTGCTGATCATGGCGAAGGCGATGATGTGGGCGGTGCGCCGCAACCCGACGGTGAACTCGACCTGGACCGACACCGAGATCATCGTGCACCACTACGTGAACTTCGGATTCGCCGCCGCCACCCCGCGCGGGCTCGTCGTGCCGAACATCAAGAACGCGCAGGACCTGAGCCTGCGCGAGCTCGCCCAGGCGATCGAGGCGATGACGATCACCGCGCGCGACGGCAAGCTGCAGCCCGCCGACATGGCCGACGGCACGATCACGATCACCAACATCGGCGTCTTCGGCATGGACACCGGCACGCCGATCCTCAACCCCGGCGAGGTCGCGATCGTCGCCCTCGGCACGATCAAGCAGAAGCCGTGGGTGGTCGACGGCGAGGTGCGTCCGCGCTTCGTGACGACGCTCGGCGGCTCGTTCGACCACCGCGTGGTCGACGGCGACGTCGCCAGCCGCTTCCTCGCCGACGTCGCGTCGGTTATCGAGGAGCCGGCGCTACTGCTCGACTAG
- a CDS encoding metal ABC transporter permease, with protein MITVDPGTYVQLLALVQNSIIAAAVLGIVGGLVGVFVMQRDMAFAVHGISELSFAGAAAALLLGLNVVGGSIVGSLVAAALIGVLGAKARDRNSIIGVLMPFGLGLGILFLALYPGRSGNKFGLLTGQIISVDLPQLGLLIGISIVVLVALLVVWRPLTFDSLDPEVASARGVPGRTLSIVFMTLLGLTVAVSVQIIGALLVMALLVTPAAAALRVSSSPVLVPVLSMLFGFVSAVGGILLAIGGSLPISPYITTISFAIYMVCRLIGRRTGALR; from the coding sequence GTGATCACCGTCGACCCCGGTACCTATGTGCAGCTGCTCGCGCTCGTGCAGAACTCGATCATCGCCGCCGCGGTGCTCGGCATCGTCGGCGGACTCGTCGGCGTCTTCGTCATGCAGCGCGACATGGCGTTCGCCGTGCATGGCATCAGTGAGCTGTCGTTCGCCGGGGCTGCCGCCGCGCTGCTGCTCGGCCTCAACGTCGTGGGCGGCTCGATCGTCGGCTCGCTCGTCGCCGCCGCGCTCATCGGGGTGCTCGGCGCGAAGGCCCGCGATCGCAACTCGATCATCGGGGTGCTCATGCCCTTCGGGCTCGGGCTGGGCATCCTCTTCCTGGCTCTCTACCCGGGGCGCAGCGGCAACAAGTTCGGGCTGCTCACCGGGCAGATCATCAGCGTCGACCTTCCGCAGCTCGGGCTGCTGATCGGCATCAGCATCGTCGTCCTCGTCGCGCTACTCGTCGTCTGGCGCCCGCTGACCTTCGACAGCCTCGACCCCGAGGTCGCCAGCGCGCGTGGTGTGCCCGGCCGGACATTGAGCATCGTATTCATGACGCTGCTCGGGCTGACGGTCGCGGTGTCGGTGCAGATCATCGGAGCGCTGCTCGTCATGGCCCTCCTCGTCACACCGGCCGCGGCTGCCCTGCGGGTCTCGAGCTCGCCCGTGCTCGTGCCCGTGCTGAGCATGCTGTTCGGCTTCGTCTCCGCCGTCGGGGGCATCCTGCTCGCGATCGGCGGCTCGCTGCCGATCAGCCCGTACATCACGACCATCTCGTTCGCGATCTATATGGTCTGCCGCCTCATCGGTCGCCGCACGGGAGCCCTGCGATGA